The sequence ATCTATTTAAAGACACTCACAGGCGTTGTCGCTGTCATGCTCTTTTTGTTGACACTCTCACCAGGAATGGCGCAACCCCCGCTGAAATTTTGCGTTTATCCCAGCAAGTCCCCTAAAGCGATTATTACCGTCTTCGAACCATTGGCAAAATTCCTCAGTGAAGCGACAGGACATCCTGTCAAGCTTGTCACTGCTCCAGACCAGGTCATTTTTCAAAAAAGGGCGTTGGAAGGTGAGTATGACCTGCTTCTTGCCTGCGTTGCCTGCTACTTCGAACTCCATGAAAAGAAAGGCTATTCTGCCATCGCCAGAGGAGAACCTTCCTTTACTGGAGGGATGTTCGTGAGGGAAGACAGTCCCATAACCAGGGTAGAAGATCTTCTGCACGGAAAACGGATAGGTGCTGTTAAACAACATTCCTATGCAGGGTTTCTTTTCTGGCAGGAATATCTTGTGGAAAACAACCTCCAGACTAATCCAGCAGATCCATACGTTTTTCTCGGAACCCAGGATTCTATTGCCTATGGCATACTCAACCATAAAATTGATGCCGGCCTGTTCAGAACCAACTTTCTGGAAAGTCCCAAAATGAAATCCTTAAAAAACAAGTTCCGGCTTATTCTCAGATCGCCTGATATTCCCCACTTTCCTTTTGTTGTCTCTCCCAATCTTTCCAAGGAGCACGTCCGGCAGATCACAGAGAGCCTCACTTCCATTACCGCAAATACTCCCCTGGGAAAAGCACTCTTTAAATCCATGGAAATTCAATCCATAGAGGCCATTTCCGACAGCGATTATGACACCTTTAAAGAATCCTACAACAAGGCGGTGCAGGCCTGGAAAAAACGCTAACGAGTAGCTAATGCCCTCATTCCGCCTGCACACAATTCTTTTTGCAACCTTTGCTTCGATCACCGTCCTTCTGACAGGTACGATCATCTTCTTCCATACCATGTCGATCAAAGAGCAGACAGCAAACGCGATTACCGAGTGGGGGAAATCAATCTCTCTAAGCGCTGCTCCTATTATTGTTGATTATATTCTTGAGGAAGATTACGCAGGGCTTGAGGAAGTTGTTCTTGGATACAGTACGACGCCATTAGTCCTCCATGCCCTTATAACAGATCCTGACGCCCTCATCCTTGCCGACTCTCAATTTTCAGAAATTGGAAACCACCTCCCCCTGCTTACCAGTGGGGCCTTTTTGCGACAGGATGCCAAGGCCGATTCCTATGTTGAGCAGCAGGAAAACGCTTTTACAGTCACAACCCCTATCCTCTTCGAGGAGAAACTTTTCGGCTATGTCCATGTGACCATATCCAAGAAGCTTTTTCTGGAACGCTCGCAGCTTCTCAAGAAGAAATCCATGCAGGCCGGAGCCTTCTGGGCTCTCCTCAGTCTCTTCTTTAGCTGGTTCCTGGCCGGGAGGCTAACCCGCTCACTGGAAATGATTGCAGGTTCCGCTACGCAGATAGCAGACGGTTCTTACCGTCTGGGGCCGAGACAAAAGGGAATAGTGGAAATTGAAAATCTTTGTGACAGCCTGCAAAACATGTCTCTTACCCTTGAAGAAAGGGAGAATCGCCTCCTGACCGAACGGGAAAGATTGAGCGTCACCTTGAGAAGTATCGGCGATGCCGTTATCACTACGGATATCGATGGACAAATAACCCTGATGAACCGTGTGGCTGAAGCCCTCACTGGCTGGTCACAGGAGGAAGTACTGGGAACTTCTCTGGAGCAGGTTTTACGAATTACCGACAAGACAAGCGGAGAAGTTTGCGAGAGTCCTGTAAAAAAGGTGTTGAGCAGCGGTCTTGTTGAATATATTGACAACAAGACCCTCCTCACCGACAGGCAAAACAGGGAAAGAACCATCGCCGACAGTGCCGCCCCCATACGGGACAAGGATAGTAGAATCATCGGTGTTGTTATCGTGTTTCGTGACGTCACCGAACAACATATGCTGGAACAGGAAATCCTGAAGATGAAAAAGCTTGAATCCGTTGGTGTCCTCGCAGGTGGGATAGCTCATGACTTCAACAATATTCTTGCTGCCATTCTTGGGAACATCAATCTTGTCGCTCAGGATAAAGAGCTGGGAGAAAAGAGCAGAAAACTCCTGGATAGTGCGGAAAAGGCCTCCCTCAGGGCAAAAAATCTCACCCAGCAGCTCCTTACCTTTTCAAAGGGTGGAGAACCTGTCAAAGAGACCTCATCTATTGCCGATATCATTCACGACTCCGCCGAATTCGTCCTGCACGGATCCAATGTCATCTGCAACTATACGATCCCCGAGGATCTTTGGTTGGTTGATGTGGATAAGGGGCAGATAGGCCAGGTTATTCAGAACATCATCCTCAATGGACGCCATGCGATGCCGGAAGGGGGAACCATTGAGGTGCATTGCGAAAATATTTCCTCAGAGCAGATTCAGGGGACTCTCTACGCACCTGCGGCAGACTGCATTAGAATAAGGATCAAAGATACCGGAAAGGGTATTCCCAGCGACATTATTGATCATATCTTTGATCCATTTTTCTCCACCAAACAAAAAGGGAGTGGACTGGGCCTGTCTATCTGCAGCTCAATCATCAAAAAACATAGTGGAATGATTACAGTACAGTCAGTTCCTGGCAAGGGGACAGAGTTTATTGTCACCCTGCCAGCCTCTGGTAACGTTCAAAAGATTACCAAGGAACCGGTAACATCTATTAAATCGCTCCCTGGCGCACGAGTCATGGTGATGGATGATGAAGAGTTGGTGTTGAATGTGGCTGAGGCGATGCTCACCACACTCGGTCAGGATGTTATTCTGGTTCAGAATGGTTCTGAAGCATTAAAAGTGTACCAGGATCAGATGAAAAATGGAGCACCTGTGGATGTTGTTATCATGGACCTGACCATTCCAGGTGGCGTGGGGGGGAAAGAAGCAGTGCAGGACATCCTTGCTATAGATCCGGAGGCTCGTGTCATTGTCTCAAGCGGCTATTCCAACGATCCAATTATGGCCAACTGGAGCCAGTACGGCTTTATCGCAGCACTGACCAAACCCTTTCAATTGGCTGACCTGGCTAAAGTGCTGGGCATGGCCCTGCAAGGAAGAGAAAAAAGGAGTTGACCCCTGTGTTACCGTATGTGCTGAAGCTGACAGTTCGGATGTGGACAACAACCAAAACATGTCCTTCCCCATGGGCTCTTTTAAATTGTTGCCATAAGGGCCACACTTTTTTTCCGCTGGAGTCATTATGTTAATTCTTTTACGGATAGTAAAGAGAAGCACGAGTGCAATGCGTTACGGCCTTTTTCTCATGCTTTTTGTTTCCTCACAGATCTGTGTAGCCACGACCCTTTATGCGGAGGGGATTGCCATTACCAATCTACGAATGGTGTTTGATAATGGCAAGTCTGTTTTAAGCATTGAGCCCGGTGGGATGGTACAGGCCTATGCCATTATTAAATGACGTGGAACAGGAGTGCTTGAGGGGCAATGGAGAGTGAATGATCGTCTGCTCTCTCGTGTGCAGAAGCAATTGAACGGTTCACGTTCTTATACTGTGTCTACAGCACGGGTGCCTCCACTGCCTACAGAGCGGATGGGATCCTACCGACTTGAATTTATTATCACCGTACCTGCTGGCTCCCATAGGGAGCAGCTGGTGATCTATCATGTCATGGGGAAGCCCTGAAAGATTTCTAAACCTCTCCAGAGCTACATTAACAGCGAGTGCAGGGAGAATGCTGTGTGGGAATTGGCAAAACTCTCAGCTGCTGGGTTCTCCATAAACTATTTTTTTAAATAATCCCTTTTTTTCTAGCCTTTGAGAGGGCGTCTTTTCTGTTTTTGGCGTGGAGTTTTTCGTAAATTTTTTTGATATGAGAGTGGATGGTATGGGGACTGATGAACAGTATTTTTCCTAGTTCTTTATAGGTGTACCCCTGTTCCATTCCTTTCAGTATCTCTTTTTCCCTGGAGGTGAGAAGGAATGGTTCATCAACTGTATTGTCCTGGAATTCATTGATCACAGCCCTTGCAATCTTCGGGCTCATCGGTGCGCCACCGGCTGCCAGTCCCCGTATAGCCTCCACCAGTTCTCGTGGCGTTGCCCCTTTCAGGATATAGCCGGAAGCACCTGCTTTTAGGGCTGAGAAAACAGTGTCACGGTTATCAAAAACTGTATGCACCAGGATATCCAGATCGGGACGTTCTGTTTTGATCTGTGAAATGAGGTCTATTCCTGACATTCCGGGTAGACCAATGTCAGCCAGGAGGAGATCGTAAGGAACAGAGTCAAGTTCTTCCAGAGTCTCTTCACCGGTGGCAAAACTTGCCGTCACTGTAAAGCCAGGTTCTCCCACCAGCATCAGTTCCAAGTTTTCCCGCAGCATGGGATTATCTTCAACGATCACTATTTTTATACCCATCGTGATTTTCCTGTCTTTTTTTAGAGTAGGCTTTGTTAATCATCCTGTTCCTCGGACAATAGTGGTGGTGAAGCTGTGTTTAGCGGGATCACCAGACTGATACTTGTCCCGTTTGTTCCATTGATAGCCAGCTTGCCGCCTAGTTGTACAACTCTATTCTTAATGTTGGGCAGCCCCCGACCCTGTCGTTTTTTTTGCAATAAGCCACTTCCGTTATCTTTTAGACTGCAATGAAGATTATCTTGCCCTACTTGCAGGGAGAGGTGAATTTCTTTTGCATTGGCGTGACGAATGATATTGGTCATTCCTTCTTTTACAATTTTAAAGAGATTGAGTGCTAGAAGGACTGAGGGGCCAGGCACATCCTCCTGAATATCAGATTTCTTGATGAATTGTAATTGATGGGACTCAGCAGCCTTGGCACAATACTGATGCAGGTCGGCAAAAAGACTTTCCCAGGTAACCGCCTTGGCGTCCAGGATATCCATAAAACTGCGGATCTCAAGTATCGAATCGTC comes from Desulfocapsa sulfexigens DSM 10523 and encodes:
- a CDS encoding response regulator transcription factor; translation: MGIKIVIVEDNPMLRENLELMLVGEPGFTVTASFATGEETLEELDSVPYDLLLADIGLPGMSGIDLISQIKTERPDLDILVHTVFDNRDTVFSALKAGASGYILKGATPRELVEAIRGLAAGGAPMSPKIARAVINEFQDNTVDEPFLLTSREKEILKGMEQGYTYKELGKILFISPHTIHSHIKKIYEKLHAKNRKDALSKARKKGII
- a CDS encoding phosphate/phosphite/phosphonate ABC transporter substrate-binding protein, yielding MKIYLKTLTGVVAVMLFLLTLSPGMAQPPLKFCVYPSKSPKAIITVFEPLAKFLSEATGHPVKLVTAPDQVIFQKRALEGEYDLLLACVACYFELHEKKGYSAIARGEPSFTGGMFVREDSPITRVEDLLHGKRIGAVKQHSYAGFLFWQEYLVENNLQTNPADPYVFLGTQDSIAYGILNHKIDAGLFRTNFLESPKMKSLKNKFRLILRSPDIPHFPFVVSPNLSKEHVRQITESLTSITANTPLGKALFKSMEIQSIEAISDSDYDTFKESYNKAVQAWKKR
- a CDS encoding sensor histidine kinase yields the protein MKFSARPLQNRKDPVELEIINEQGKHCTVEVTLSPVTINKEVHTVAILRDTSERNRSIELKKQLVQDLHDGVGGSLVNIKLLSQMVVDGTITQPTETILKNISDICDDSILEIRSFMDILDAKAVTWESLFADLHQYCAKAAESHQLQFIKKSDIQEDVPGPSVLLALNLFKIVKEGMTNIIRHANAKEIHLSLQVGQDNLHCSLKDNGSGLLQKKRQGRGLPNIKNRVVQLGGKLAINGTNGTSISLVIPLNTASPPLLSEEQDD
- a CDS encoding hybrid sensor histidine kinase/response regulator translates to MPSFRLHTILFATFASITVLLTGTIIFFHTMSIKEQTANAITEWGKSISLSAAPIIVDYILEEDYAGLEEVVLGYSTTPLVLHALITDPDALILADSQFSEIGNHLPLLTSGAFLRQDAKADSYVEQQENAFTVTTPILFEEKLFGYVHVTISKKLFLERSQLLKKKSMQAGAFWALLSLFFSWFLAGRLTRSLEMIAGSATQIADGSYRLGPRQKGIVEIENLCDSLQNMSLTLEERENRLLTERERLSVTLRSIGDAVITTDIDGQITLMNRVAEALTGWSQEEVLGTSLEQVLRITDKTSGEVCESPVKKVLSSGLVEYIDNKTLLTDRQNRERTIADSAAPIRDKDSRIIGVVIVFRDVTEQHMLEQEILKMKKLESVGVLAGGIAHDFNNILAAILGNINLVAQDKELGEKSRKLLDSAEKASLRAKNLTQQLLTFSKGGEPVKETSSIADIIHDSAEFVLHGSNVICNYTIPEDLWLVDVDKGQIGQVIQNIILNGRHAMPEGGTIEVHCENISSEQIQGTLYAPAADCIRIRIKDTGKGIPSDIIDHIFDPFFSTKQKGSGLGLSICSSIIKKHSGMITVQSVPGKGTEFIVTLPASGNVQKITKEPVTSIKSLPGARVMVMDDEELVLNVAEAMLTTLGQDVILVQNGSEALKVYQDQMKNGAPVDVVIMDLTIPGGVGGKEAVQDILAIDPEARVIVSSGYSNDPIMANWSQYGFIAALTKPFQLADLAKVLGMALQGREKRS